Proteins from one Falco cherrug isolate bFalChe1 chromosome 7, bFalChe1.pri, whole genome shotgun sequence genomic window:
- the FOS gene encoding protein c-Fos, translating to MMYQGFAGEYEAPSSRCSSASPAGDSLTYYPSPADSFSSMGSPVNPQDFCTDLAVSSASFVPTVTAISSSPDLQWLVQPALISSVAPSQGRGHPYGVSAPVPAAYSRPAVLKAPGGRGQSIGRRGKVEQLSPEEEEKRRIRRERNKMAAAKCRNRRRELTDTLQAETDQLEEEKSALQAEIANLLKEKEKLEFILAAHRPACKMPEELRFSEELAAATALDLGTPSPTVAEDAAFTLPLMPEAPPAVLPKETGSSGLELKAEPFDELLFSTGPREASRSVPDMDLPGASSFYASDWESLAAGPSSELEPLCTPVVTCTPCPSTYTSTFVFTYPEADAFPSCAAAHRKGSSSNEPSSDSLSSPTLLAL from the exons ATGATGTACCAGGGCTTCGCCGGAGAGTACGAGGCGCCCTCCTCCCGCTGCAGCAGCGCTTCCCCGGCCGGGGACAGCCTCACCTACTACCCTTCCCCGGCCGACTCcttctccagcatgggctcGCCCGTCAACCCGCAG GACTTCTGCACCGACCTGGCCGTCTCCAGCGCCAGCTTCGTGCCCACGGTGACTGCCATCTCCAGCAGCCCCGACCTGCAGTGGCTGGTGCAGCCCGCCCTCATCTCCTCGGTGGCCCCCTCCCAGGGCCGCGGGCACCCCTACGGCGTGTCGGCGCCCGTCCCCGCCGCCTACTCCCGCCCCGCAGTGCTGAAGGcgccgggcggccgcgggcAAAGCATCGGTCGCAGGGGCAAAGTCGAGCAG CTGTCaccggaggaggaggagaagagaaggatccGCCGGGAAAGGAACAAGATGGCAGCGGCCAAGTGCCGCAACCGGCGGCGGGAGCTCACCGACACGCTGCAGGCG GAGACCGaccagctggaggaggagaagtctGCGCTGCAGGCGGAGATAGCTAacctgctgaaggagaaggagaagctgGAGTTCATCCTGGCGGCCCACCGGCCCGCCTGCAAGATGCCTGAGGAGCTGCGCTTCTCcgaggagctggcagctgccactGCGCTGGAcctgggcacccccagccccaccgtgGCTGAGGATGCTGCCTTTACCCTGCCACTGATGCCCGAGGCACCGCCGGCCGTGCTGCCCAAGGAGACTGGCAGCAGCGGGCTGGAGCTCAAGGCTGAGCCCTTCGATGAGCTGCTTTTCTCCACGGGGCCGCGGGAGGCCTCTCGCTCCGTGCCTGACATGGACCTGCCCGGGGCCTCCTCCTTCTATGCGTCGGACTGGGAGTCGCTGGCAGCTGGGCCCAGCAGTgagctggagcccctctgcacCCCCGTGGTGACCTGCACCCCGTGCCCCAGCACCTACACCTCCACCTTCGTCTTCACCTACCCCGAGGCAGACGCCTTCCCCAGCTGCGCTGCTGCGCATcggaagggcagcagcagcaacgaGCCCTCATCTGACTCCCTCAGCTCCCCCACCCTCCTGGCCTTGTGA